Genomic window (Fodinibius salicampi):
CTGGGGATACTGGCTCGAAAATGGAGCAACGACGCTCTGGGAGAACTGGGAGGGAGAGAGCTCGCATAATCACCAGATGTTTGGTTCGGTCAACGAGTACTTTTATAAATACCTGGCTGGTATCAGGGCCCCAACTGATGAGGGCACGACTACCGGATACAAGCATATTCAAATCAAACCGTTTATCCCCGCAGACATGGACCATGCCAAAGCTTCTGTGGAGACGATACGGGGAATAATTTCTTCGGAGTGGGAGCGTGCGGATGGAGAACTCTCTCTTAAGGTGACGATTCCACCTAACACCACGGGAATGGTTAGCATACCGGACCTTGGAAATGAAGAGGTGCAGATATCAGAGGGAGATGATCTTGTTTGGGATGCGGGAAATGCTATAAATACAGGGAATGGAATAAAAAACGGAACCAGGAAAGAAGGAACCGTGATCTTCGATATTGAATCCGGCAGTTATAGCTTTACGCTATCTCCGATTAATTAACTATTACTTCAAAAAAAGAAACGATCAGCGAAACCCGTACCCCCCCCTTACTACTACATATGCTCGTAGTAGACTACTCCGAGGTCTTACCCTTACTACTCCGAGCAATTACATGCACTACTCGGAGTGCCTGACCTTACCACTCCGAGTAACTGTAGTAGTAAGGAAAGCAACTGTAGAACATCAGTAGGCATCAATTCTTAGCCTCCTTCTCTTTTTCATTGAGTACCCAGTTGACAAACAAAAATTCCAGGGCAGCTGCTTCAAAGCCTTCCCAACTGGAAATCATTTGTTGAAACTCTTCTTCAGTAGTATTATTCGGATCGTCTCCATAGCTCATAATGATCCACCGTCGGTGACCTTTTTCTTTACCTTTGCTCTTATTGCTGGGAAAGACGGCATCCGTACGGTTGCGAAACAGCATCAGCTGTTGCGCCGAGGTAGGTCCCACGCCCCGCACTTCCTTAATGGCATCATAAAATGTTTGGGGATCGCAATTTTCTAATTCAGACAGATCCTGTTCGCCTGAAAGCAGGTCTTCAGCAAAACCGATAATAAATTCCCCTTTGCGTTTGGTGGGACCCAGTTTCCGGATACTCATAGGATTGGCCTTAACCAGCTGGTGCGGCCGGGGCCAGGCAGGGACATTTTCTCCCTGTGCCGTGACCAGCGAACCGTAGTTCTTGCGTACTTTGTAAACCATCTTCTTGGCTGTAGGCTTGTGGGAAAGCCGCATTTGGATAATGCGATTGATGGTATCTTCAAAGAGGTTGGCGCGGGCCATCCGTTTTAGTCCGTACAGGTCAGTAAGTTTGGGACCCAGAACCGGATCCTCAGCGGCCTTATCGTAGAGCGGACGCAAATCAAGTTCGGTACCAAAGATGCGGCTTAGGCTCTTATTAGCTTCTTCGATTTCGGATTTATCCAGTGCTTCATTACTCTCAAAATGAAATTCCGGCTGCTCCGGATTGCCGTTAAAAAAAGTGGTCACCATTACATCACGATTTCCTACAGGGATGGGACGGCGAAAGCCTTCTTCGAAAACATCTTCGGGGTTGTGCTCGTGATCGAAATACTGGTCAATATCGAGACACAAGAACCAGTCATGGGGTGGTATAGATTTTAGGGTCCAGCTACTCATGGAGATGAATTAGTCATTAGGAATTAACGAGTGCAAGAGTTGATAAATTGATCTGGTTCAAATTCATTGCAGTGATGAAGTAAACCAATTGCTGATTGTTCATTATTTTACGGAAGAGCCTTTAGCAACCCACCAGGAATGAGCTTCTACAACTAATCGTCCGGCTTGCACGGCGGGATCCCCTTCAGCGAGTTCAACGGCTTCTTCAAGGGTTGCTGTACTGTAAACAGAAATACCTGAGATCTCTCCGTTATCACCGGTAGGACCATTAATGTTGAGAACACCCTCTTTAAAGAGCTTACCAAGATATGCTAGGTGTTTTTCCTGAATTTGTTGCCTTTCTTCTTCTGGTTGGTCGCGGTTCGGTCCTTTTTTTAAGAAGACAATGAAATACTTTTGCATCGTGACCTTTTCCCCTTCCCATTCCATTTGAAAGGTTTCGGGTTCCGTTGGCTCTTGTTCTTGGGCATATGTGAGGGAGCATATGGAAATGAGTACAATAGTAAATATCAGATTTTTCATGCTATTGAATAATTAGGTTTACAGGAATAAAAATATAATATACAGTTAGTCGATAAAATGAAATGACGGATTATTACTCTGTTTTAGTCGGTCCCTATCAATTATTTGACGGTATAACTGTTCTACCGTTTTAAGGGTATCAATATCATCGGGACCTAAATCCCACCGGATTTTTTTAAACCGGGGAAGCTTCAGCTTATAGTTAGCTTTGGTTCGTTTATTTACCTGAATGTCATCAAATTTCAGTTCAACCACAATTTCCGGGATGAGTCCCAGGGTGGGACCATATGTCTCTACCGTCAATTCTTCAATCCGTTTATGAAACTGCTGAATTTTGTCATCAGGACAACGGATCTCTGTTTTGCCAATGGGAATAAATTCTTCCTCATAGCGCTCAT
Coding sequences:
- a CDS encoding YciI family protein yields the protein MKNLIFTIVLISICSLTYAQEQEPTEPETFQMEWEGEKVTMQKYFIVFLKKGPNRDQPEEERQQIQEKHLAYLGKLFKEGVLNINGPTGDNGEISGISVYSTATLEEAVELAEGDPAVQAGRLVVEAHSWWVAKGSSVK
- a CDS encoding DNA-3-methyladenine glycosylase family protein codes for the protein MSSWTLKSIPPHDWFLCLDIDQYFDHEHNPEDVFEEGFRRPIPVGNRDVMVTTFFNGNPEQPEFHFESNEALDKSEIEEANKSLSRIFGTELDLRPLYDKAAEDPVLGPKLTDLYGLKRMARANLFEDTINRIIQMRLSHKPTAKKMVYKVRKNYGSLVTAQGENVPAWPRPHQLVKANPMSIRKLGPTKRKGEFIIGFAEDLLSGEQDLSELENCDPQTFYDAIKEVRGVGPTSAQQLMLFRNRTDAVFPSNKSKGKEKGHRRWIIMSYGDDPNNTTEEEFQQMISSWEGFEAAALEFLFVNWVLNEKEKEAKN